A region of Nakaseomyces glabratus chromosome M, complete sequence DNA encodes the following proteins:
- the RPL33A gene encoding 60S ribosomal protein eL33 (CAGL0M02497g~Ortholog(s) have structural constituent of ribosome activity, role in cytoplasmic translation and cytosolic large ribosomal subunit localization), protein MAESHRLYVKGKHLSYQRSKSVNNPNVSLLQIEGVANPQEAQFYLGKRVAYVYRASKEVRGSKIRVMWGKITRTHGNSGVVRAKFRNNLPAKTFGASVRIFLYPSNI, encoded by the exons ATGGCTGAATCTCATAGAT TGTACGTCAAAGGTAAGCACTTATCCTACCAAAGATCCAAGAGCGTTAACAACCCAAACGTCTCTTTGCTTCAAATCGAAGGTGTCGCTAACCCACAAGAAGCTCAATTCTACTTGGGTAAGCGTGTCGCTTACGTCTACAGAGCTTCCAAGGAAGTTAGAGGTTCCAAGATCAGAGTTATGTGGGGTAAGATCACCAGAACTCACGGTAACTCCGGTGTCGTCAGAGCTAAGTTCAGAAACAACTTGCCAGCCAAGACTTTCGGTGCTTCCGTCAGAATCTTCTTGTACCCATCTAACATTTAA